The Episyrphus balteatus chromosome 4, idEpiBalt1.1, whole genome shotgun sequence genome includes a window with the following:
- the LOC129918194 gene encoding uncharacterized protein LOC129918194, which translates to MKNFFQHIKFKYDIETCITLKHYSKEKQKLAKQKQRLIYLLTCRDYGLTPKHLTNTTIKLSQLFTTQRILNQVSKIEQKLHTKILNLEITQTNLTIKTIEKNIIHTNNKIKSILNEYEYKTFTTKQTYLFNSITAKTKLTHSSKIDKLKEKLVNQIGITFNEEWFVNKTDIEFPNEVKWLLSLGNKFALPITSTNFSPIHIIADIEQAIQSIEDDSEKDVSRSKIANKISDYKRRFKNTQKERFILKVHKTTTQFLNNHKNTIIVTKADKGNKTVIMYKKDYFDKMNTLLEDKNTYKTIRVDPTQKLQATNNTLVNELFKNEYIDRFQKNKLHCSASIAPRLYGLPKIHKPGLPLRPISSSMNVPCYSLSKYIGTVIRNIVSENYNIKNSFQLQEKLKDITLDDDDVMVSFDVISLFTNIPTYLAIKNILKEWNIIKDHTKIPKTKFLKLLEFCLRDNNYFQFDEKFYSQTYGMPMGNPLSPTVADIILDNLLDDTIEHLNKIGIKMKFIAKYVDDIFAIIKLKDIDTILNQLNSYHNKIQFTIENEHNNSLPYLDLLIHRENNQIIYNWYAKETASGRMINFHSNQPTKQKINTAQNFINKVLDLSDKRFETDNIRKIKTILKLNDYPNYIINNLFKSRTEKLKTNLNNNNNNNTITKSNNNTKKFFSVPYVPKLTDNRSLHQIIQKENISFAHKSNFTLKPIFTNTKSKIQKQQQHNVVYEIKCNGKKNENCDLVYIGQTKRNLATRLAEHEADIRKHKETTGLSQHITTSGHTVDFKNVTILDRERKLNTRLTLESLRIQQQIKRTMNTKEDTDSIKQSYAVAI; encoded by the coding sequence ATGAAGAACTTCTTTCAACACATCAAATTCAAATACGACATTGAAACATGTATCACACTGAAGCATTAtagcaaagaaaaacaaaagctggcaaaacaaaaacaaagattaATTTACCTACTTACCTGCAGAGACTATGGATTAACACCTAAACATCTTACCAATACTACAATAAAGTTAAGTCAACTCTTCACTACGCAAAGAATATTAAATCAAGTAAgcaaaatagaacaaaaacttCACACTAAAATTCTAAATCTAGAAATAACACAAACTAATCTGACCATTAAGACAATAGAAAAGAACATAATCCACacaaacaataaaatcaaaTCTATACTCAATGAATATGAATACAAAACATTTACCACCAAACAAACATATTTATTCAATTCCATcacagcaaaaacaaaattaacacattcatcaaaaattgataaacttaaagaaaaattagTTAACCAAATTGGTATAACGTTTAACGAAGAATGGTTTGTCAATAAAACAGATATAGAGTTTCCGAACGAAGTAAAGTGGTTACTTTCATTGGGAAACAAATTCGCTTTACCCATCACTTCAACAAATTTCTCACCGATCCATATTATAGCCGACATTGAACAAGCTATCCAATCAATAGAAGATGATTCAGAAAAAGATGTTTCTAGATCGAAAATTGCTAATAAAATATCAGACTATAAAAGAAGATTTAAGAATACACAAAAAGAAAGGTTCATTTTAAAAgtacacaaaacaacaacacaatTTCTAAACAATCATAAAAACACCATTATAGTTACAAAAGCCGACAAAGGAAACAAAACGGTTATAATGtacaaaaaagattattttgataaaatgaaCACACTACTTGAAgacaaaaatacatacaaaacaaTAAGAGTTGATCCAACACAAAAATTACAAGCAACAAACAACACACTAGTAAATGAATTGTTCAAAAATGAATACATTGAccgtttccaaaaaaacaaattacattGTTCAGCATCTATTGCTCCAAGACTATACGGTCTCCCAAAAATTCATAAACCAGGTCTTCCACTTCGTCCAATATCATCCTCAATGAACGTACCTTGTTACAGTCTGTCCAAATACATCGGAACAGTTATAAGAAACATCGTATCAGAAAACTATAACATAAAAAATTCGTTCCAACTCCAAGAGAAATTAAAAGATATAACtttagatgatgatgatgttatGGTATCTTTTGATGTTATTTCTCTATTTacaaacatacctacatatttagccataaaaaacatattaaaagagTGGAACATAATAAAAGACCACACAAAAATACCGAAAACAAAATTCCTCAAACTTCTTGAATTTTGTCTAAGAGACaacaattattttcaattcGATGAAAAATTCTATTCCCAAACATACGGAATGCCGATGGGAAATCCGCTTTCTCCAACAGTAGCGGACATCATTCTTGACAATCTTCTCGATGACACCATTGAACATCTCAATAAAATAGgcataaaaatgaaattcattgcaAAATATGTTGATGACATTTTTGCAATCATCAAATTAAAGGACATAGACACAATTCTCAACCAGCTTAATTCATATCATAACAAGATACAATTCACAATAGAAAACGAACACAACAATAGCCTTCCATATCTTGACTTATTAATACATCGagaaaataaccaaataatATACAACTGGTATGCAAAAGAAACTGCATCAGGGCGAATGATTAATTTTCACTCAAAtcaaccaacaaaacaaaaaataaatacagcgcaaaattttatcaacaaagTCTTAGATCTGAGTGACAAGAGATTTGAAACAGacaatataagaaaaataaaaacaattctaAAACTAAATGACTACCCAAACTACATTATCAATAACCTCTTTAAATCAagaacagaaaaattaaaaacaaacctaaacaataacaacaacaataatacaataacaaaatccaacaacaatacaaaaaagtttttctcgGTACCATATGTGCCCAAGCTCACTGACAACAGAAGCTTACatcaaattatacaaaaagaaaatatatcatTTGCACACAAATCAAATTTCACGCTCAAACCAATATTtacaaacacaaaatcaaaaatacaaaaacaacaacaacataatgtagtttatgaaattaaatgtaatggaaaaaagaatgaaaactgTGATTTAGTATACATAGGACAAACTAAGAGAAATTTAGCAACGAGATTAGCGGAACACGAAGCTGATATAAGAAAACATAAAGAGACAACAGGGCTTTCACAGCACATAACAACAAGCGGACACACGGTGGACTTCAAAAATGTAACAATACTGGATAGAGAGCGCAAACTAAACACAAGATTAACTCTGGAGAGTCTTAGAATCCAACAACAAATAAAGAGAACAATGAACACAAAAGAAGACACCGATAGCATTAAACAAAGCTATGCTGTAGCAATTTAA
- the LOC129918193 gene encoding uncharacterized protein LOC129918193 — MYKKDYFDKMNTLLEDKNTYKTIRVDPTQKLQATNNTLVNELFKNEYIDRFQKNKLHCSASIAPRLYGLPKIHKPGLPLRPISSSMNVPCYSLSKYIGTVIRNIVSENYNIKNSFQLQEKLKDITLDDDDVMVSFDVISLFTNIPTYLAIKNILKEWNIIKDHTKIPKTKFLKLLEFCLRDNNYFQFDEKFYSQTYGMPMGNPLSPTVADIILDNLLDDTIEHLNKIGIKMKFIAKYVDDIFAIIKLKDIDTILNQLNSYHNKIQFTIENEHNNSLPYLDLLIHRENNQIIYNWYAKETASGRMINFHSNQPTKQKINTAQNFINKVLDLSDKRFETDNIRKIKTILKLNDYPNYIINNLFKSRTEKLKTNLNNNNNNNTITKSNNNTKKFFSVPYVPKLTDNRSLHQIIQKENISFAHKSNFTLKPIFTNTKSKIQKQQQHNVVYEIKCNGKKNENCDLVYIGQTKRNLATRLAEHEADIRKHKETTGLSQHITTSGHTVDFKNVTILDRERKLNTRLTLESLRIQQQIKRTMNTKEDTDSIKQSYAVAI, encoded by the coding sequence ATGtacaaaaaagattattttgataaaatgaaCACACTACTTGAAgacaaaaatacatacaaaacaaTAAGAGTTGATCCAACACAAAAATTACAAGCAACAAACAACACACTAGTAAATGAATTGTTCAAAAATGAATACATTGAccgtttccaaaaaaacaaattacattGTTCAGCATCTATTGCTCCAAGACTATACGGTCTCCCAAAAATTCATAAACCAGGTCTTCCACTTCGTCCAATATCATCCTCAATGAACGTACCTTGTTACAGTCTGTCCAAATACATCGGAACAGTTATAAGAAACATCGTATCAGAAAACTATAACATAAAAAATTCGTTCCAACTCCAAGAGAAATTAAAAGATATAACtttagatgatgatgatgttatGGTATCTTTTGATGTTATTTCTCTATTTacaaacatacctacatatttagccataaaaaacatattaaaagagTGGAACATAATAAAAGACCACACAAAAATACCGAAAACAAAATTCCTCAAACTTCTTGAATTTTGTCTAAGAGACaacaattattttcaattcGATGAAAAATTCTATTCCCAAACATACGGAATGCCGATGGGAAATCCGCTTTCTCCAACAGTAGCGGACATCATTCTTGACAATCTTCTCGATGACACCATTGAACATCTCAATAAAATAGgcataaaaatgaaattcattgcaAAATATGTTGATGACATTTTTGCAATCATCAAATTAAAGGACATAGACACAATTCTCAACCAGCTTAATTCATATCATAACAAGATACAATTCACAATAGAAAACGAACACAACAATAGCCTTCCATATCTTGACTTATTAATACATCGagaaaataaccaaataatATACAACTGGTATGCAAAAGAAACTGCATCAGGGCGAATGATTAATTTTCACTCAAAtcaaccaacaaaacaaaaaataaatacagcgcaaaattttatcaacaaagTCTTAGATCTGAGTGACAAGAGATTTGAAACAGacaatataagaaaaataaaaacaattctaAAACTAAATGACTACCCAAACTACATTATCAATAACCTCTTTAAATCAagaacagaaaaattaaaaacaaacctaaacaataacaacaacaataatacaataacaaaatccaacaacaatacaaaaaagtttttctcgGTACCATATGTGCCCAAGCTCACTGACAACAGAAGCTTACatcaaattatacaaaaagaaaatatatcatTTGCACACAAATCAAATTTCACGCTCAAACCAATATTtacaaacacaaaatcaaaaatacaaaaacaacaacaacataatgtagtttatgaaattaaatgtaatggaaaaaagaatgaaaactgTGATTTAGTATACATAGGACAAACTAAGAGAAATTTAGCAACGAGATTAGCGGAACACGAAGCTGATATAAGAAAACATAAAGAGACAACAGGGCTTTCACAGCACATAACAACAAGCGGACACACGGTGGACTTCAAAAATGTAACAATACTGGATAGAGAGCGCAAACTAAACACAAGATTAACTCTGGAGAGTCTTAGAATCCAACAACAAATAAAGAGAACAATGAACACAAAAGAAGACACCGATAGCATTAAACAAAGCTATGCTGTAGCAATTTAA